A region from the Actinoplanes sp. OR16 genome encodes:
- a CDS encoding AAA domain-containing protein: protein MASTSVDLDRDDRERGSIGVDAFVSTPSSARYRNDRFCAALELAVVAAHELDAAAERIPAQRAAADAGLGERIQRDAIVRLRAGATANPGLLALVAEGRFLPPPPAADADAGFVAGGTAPDRAEAVRRALAVPDLLCLIAPQGAARTLTVVEIVRAAADRGDRVLVTAPDSATVDAVVTRLPPGHLVVRADQSGDGDRTLAAAAAETQRGILARSQAAALRLEPWLGEPSPAAGWLRRLGSALAEAEQERSRADVAGAGHDEVAAAARERLGGPVRDQRRVVEVAERAVALAEEAVQRLGASLRRAESSRFGRWRAGRLRTRLAAAVPAAAEAREALARAREEYADRADQLTKEVEQDSAVRAAADHAAFADLAAHRALEAAERSAYRLARLLDGVAKDPGWTADPAGLAGFAEQCDSLEPVLRGRAGLLREWRQRAARPSRQLHAELLRYADVVATTCLGVGRPEHGDLEFDLVVIVDAGRATLPAALVPLVRARRAVLAGDVARAPLREVGSALVPDEVAGLLTQSVLERLLEKAPAANRVRLRAGP from the coding sequence ATGGCGTCGACCTCTGTCGATCTAGATCGCGATGACCGCGAACGCGGTTCCATCGGCGTCGACGCCTTCGTCTCCACCCCGTCGTCCGCACGGTATCGGAACGACCGGTTCTGCGCTGCCCTGGAGCTCGCGGTGGTGGCCGCCCATGAGCTGGACGCGGCGGCCGAGCGCATCCCGGCCCAGCGGGCGGCGGCCGACGCCGGACTCGGCGAGCGCATCCAGCGCGACGCGATAGTCCGCCTCCGAGCGGGCGCCACCGCCAACCCCGGTCTGCTGGCGCTGGTCGCCGAGGGCCGCTTCCTGCCACCGCCTCCCGCTGCCGACGCCGACGCGGGGTTCGTCGCCGGCGGGACCGCCCCTGATCGGGCCGAGGCGGTCCGGCGGGCTCTGGCCGTACCGGATCTCCTCTGTCTGATCGCACCGCAAGGGGCTGCACGGACCCTGACCGTCGTGGAGATCGTGCGGGCGGCCGCCGACCGTGGCGACCGGGTGCTGGTCACCGCCCCCGACTCGGCGACGGTGGACGCCGTCGTCACCAGGCTGCCGCCCGGGCACCTCGTCGTCCGCGCCGATCAGAGCGGTGACGGTGATCGGACCCTGGCGGCAGCGGCGGCCGAGACGCAGCGCGGCATCCTGGCGCGGTCGCAGGCGGCGGCGCTCCGGCTCGAACCCTGGCTCGGCGAACCCTCCCCGGCGGCGGGCTGGCTGCGCCGGCTCGGCAGCGCGCTCGCCGAGGCCGAGCAGGAGCGGTCCCGGGCCGACGTGGCCGGCGCCGGCCACGACGAGGTGGCGGCCGCGGCCCGGGAGAGGCTCGGCGGGCCGGTACGGGACCAGCGCCGCGTCGTCGAGGTCGCCGAACGCGCGGTGGCCCTCGCCGAGGAGGCGGTGCAGCGGCTCGGCGCGTCGCTGCGACGGGCCGAGAGCTCACGGTTCGGGCGCTGGCGGGCGGGCCGCCTGCGAACCCGGCTCGCCGCCGCGGTCCCGGCCGCCGCCGAGGCGAGGGAGGCGCTGGCGCGGGCCCGGGAGGAGTACGCCGACCGCGCCGACCAGCTGACCAAGGAGGTCGAGCAGGACAGTGCCGTCCGGGCCGCCGCCGATCACGCCGCCTTCGCCGACCTGGCCGCCCATCGGGCTCTGGAGGCCGCCGAACGGTCGGCGTACCGGCTGGCCCGGCTCCTCGACGGCGTCGCGAAGGACCCCGGGTGGACCGCTGACCCGGCTGGCCTGGCCGGGTTCGCCGAGCAGTGCGACTCCCTGGAGCCGGTGCTGCGCGGCAGGGCCGGGCTGCTGCGCGAATGGCGGCAGCGGGCCGCGCGTCCCAGCCGGCAGTTGCACGCCGAGCTGCTGCGCTACGCCGACGTCGTCGCCACCACCTGCCTCGGTGTGGGCCGCCCGGAGCACGGTGACCTGGAGTTCGACCTGGTCGTGATCGTGGACGCGGGCCGGGCCACGCTGCCGGCCGCCCTCGTCCCGCTGGTCCGGGCCCGCCGCGCGGTCCTGGCCGGCGACGTGGCGCGCGCGCCGCTGCGGGAGGTCGGCTCGGCGCTCGTCCCCGACGAGGTGGCCGGACTGCTGACGCAGAGCGTGCTGGAACGCTTGCTGGAGAAGGCCCCTGCCGCGAACCGGGTCCGGCTGAGGGCGGGACCGTGA
- a CDS encoding MarR family winged helix-turn-helix transcriptional regulator: MSEAAHLPLREIERRVGALPGVRPRRIVPLLLGFWAVEVAATVRESQSYDVLDRYLSRAVAEGGLDRTGELADFLGVEPPMVARVVRHLAGIGHLVRNGDKLDLTELGRRSVQDGRRYQLVSGRRMLLRFDGFTGSPVPYVTAIHSVWLTRPALTLQDGTTFHEISEMSELPSGALTTLLARRDAGDFTGPVVPVEAAITAVKKQYLPIYLVECHSEDDLVFGKAMDGPDPYLSGFIPFLSGNRET, from the coding sequence GTGAGCGAGGCGGCGCACCTTCCCCTCCGCGAGATCGAGCGGCGGGTCGGCGCGCTGCCCGGGGTCCGGCCGCGCCGGATCGTGCCGCTGCTGCTCGGATTCTGGGCCGTCGAGGTGGCAGCGACGGTCCGGGAGTCGCAGTCCTACGACGTCCTCGACCGCTATCTGTCCCGGGCGGTCGCCGAGGGCGGCCTGGACCGGACCGGGGAACTGGCCGACTTCCTCGGTGTGGAACCGCCGATGGTGGCCCGGGTGGTGCGGCATCTGGCCGGGATCGGGCACCTCGTGCGGAACGGCGACAAGCTGGACCTCACCGAGCTGGGCCGGCGGTCGGTGCAGGACGGGCGGCGCTACCAGCTGGTGTCCGGCAGGCGGATGCTGCTGCGGTTCGACGGTTTCACCGGGTCGCCGGTCCCGTATGTCACGGCGATCCACTCGGTCTGGTTGACCCGGCCGGCGTTGACGCTCCAAGACGGGACAACATTTCACGAGATTTCGGAAATGTCCGAGCTGCCGAGCGGGGCGCTCACCACACTGCTCGCACGCCGCGATGCCGGCGATTTCACGGGACCCGTGGTTCCGGTGGAGGCGGCGATAACGGCCGTCAAAAAGCAATATCTGCCGATATATCTCGTGGAATGCCACTCCGAGGACGACCTCGTGTTCGGCAAGGCGATGGACGGGCCCGACCCGTACCTCTCCGGGTTTATCCCTTTCCTCAGCGGGAACCGGGAAACCTAG
- a CDS encoding TetR/AcrR family transcriptional regulator — protein sequence MPRPTKQQIDDEILDTAAGLFARHGFKETSVQRIADTVGYSKTGLLHRFPTKEALQTAVIDRCVEQIRDTATGVSDLPVGPERDRAVITAIAELALDQPGAVALLLSSLLSEGESKRALEVVGEAISEAFGDAFLCDETRALRVAGALGALAVGSVALRDQMTPALTAVLAEVGYDALGHRQP from the coding sequence ATGCCTCGCCCCACGAAGCAGCAGATCGACGACGAGATCCTCGACACCGCGGCCGGCCTCTTCGCCCGCCACGGCTTCAAGGAGACGTCGGTGCAGCGCATCGCGGACACGGTGGGCTATTCGAAGACCGGCCTGCTGCACCGTTTCCCGACCAAGGAGGCGCTGCAGACGGCCGTGATCGACCGTTGTGTCGAGCAGATCAGGGACACCGCCACCGGAGTGTCGGATCTGCCGGTCGGGCCGGAGCGGGACCGCGCCGTGATCACCGCGATCGCCGAACTCGCCCTCGACCAGCCCGGTGCCGTGGCGCTGCTGCTCTCCTCCCTGCTCAGCGAAGGGGAGAGCAAGAGGGCGCTGGAAGTGGTCGGCGAAGCGATCTCGGAGGCGTTCGGCGACGCGTTCCTCTGCGACGAGACCCGCGCGCTGCGCGTGGCGGGGGCGCTCGGCGCTCTCGCGGTCGGCAGTGTCGCGCTCCGCGACCAGATGACACCGGCACTCACCGCCGTCCTCGCCGAGGTCGGCTACGACGCTCTCGGCCATCGTCAACCCTGA
- a CDS encoding MMPL family transporter has translation MATLLHRLGLASVRHRIVVTLVWLLALVAVGVGAATLSGKTANTFSIPGQESTTALDLMEQKFGAASAGATVQVVFEAPAGETVTIPEQNARQISTTVAQLAEVPGVVAVSNPLDPENPAVSRDQGAAYATVTFGVQPSEVTDEEREELLDVVEQARAFGMTVEARGEALSNPADIGGASEILGVVVALIVLALTYGSLVAAGMNLLTAIVGVGIGAAGIVTLTGFVDLQSTTPILAVMLGLAVGIDYALFIITRFRHELRRGIEVEPAAARAVGTAGSAVVTAGLTVVIALAGLSVVGIPFLTEMGLAAAATIVIAVLVAITLVPAILGFVGLKALPRKHRNVAAAEELPVGRGFIAGWANLVTKQRTLSLVLAVAVLAVIAIPFFSMQTTLNQRAAEGSTQAQAQAIMDSRFGPGVSNPLLILVDGPNAVSYAATVQKQVAALPDVALATPPRPNQDQSAALVTIIPASGPEDEKTVDLVHTIRDTVPDGEGAEVYVTGNTAVSIDVSQKLNDALPVYLALVVGLAFVLLVLVFRSILVPVVGVLGFLLTIGAAFGATVAVFQWGWAASAVNAGSTGPILSLAPIIIVGILFGLAMDYQVFLVSRMHEAHAHGASPRNAIVTGFRQAAPVVVAAATIMFAVFAAFVPEGNDTIKPIAFALAVGIAFDAFIVRMIAVPAALALLGRSAWWLPSWLRWLPELDVEGAALERQPAKEPATV, from the coding sequence ATGGCAACGTTGTTACATCGCCTCGGGCTGGCGTCCGTACGGCACAGGATCGTCGTCACGCTCGTCTGGCTGCTGGCCCTGGTCGCGGTCGGGGTCGGCGCGGCCACGCTGTCCGGCAAGACCGCCAACACGTTCAGCATCCCGGGCCAGGAGTCGACCACGGCGCTGGACCTGATGGAGCAGAAGTTCGGTGCGGCGTCGGCCGGCGCCACCGTGCAGGTGGTGTTCGAGGCGCCGGCCGGTGAGACCGTCACCATCCCGGAGCAGAACGCGCGGCAGATCTCCACGACGGTCGCCCAGCTGGCCGAGGTTCCGGGTGTGGTGGCGGTCAGCAACCCGCTCGACCCGGAGAACCCGGCGGTCTCGCGCGATCAGGGCGCGGCGTACGCCACGGTCACGTTCGGCGTACAGCCCTCGGAGGTCACCGACGAGGAACGCGAAGAGCTGCTCGACGTGGTGGAGCAGGCCCGCGCGTTCGGCATGACCGTCGAGGCCCGCGGTGAGGCGCTCAGCAACCCGGCCGACATCGGCGGCGCGTCCGAGATCCTCGGTGTCGTGGTCGCCCTGATCGTGCTGGCCCTGACGTACGGCTCACTGGTCGCCGCCGGCATGAACCTGCTGACCGCGATCGTCGGCGTCGGCATCGGCGCGGCCGGCATCGTCACCCTGACCGGCTTCGTCGACCTGCAGTCCACCACCCCGATCCTCGCGGTGATGCTGGGCCTCGCGGTCGGCATCGACTACGCGCTGTTCATCATCACCCGCTTCCGCCACGAGCTGCGGCGCGGCATCGAGGTCGAACCGGCCGCCGCCAGGGCCGTCGGCACGGCCGGCTCCGCCGTCGTCACGGCGGGCCTGACCGTGGTGATCGCCCTGGCCGGCCTCTCCGTCGTCGGGATCCCGTTCCTCACCGAGATGGGTCTCGCGGCAGCGGCCACGATCGTCATCGCGGTTCTCGTGGCGATCACCCTCGTACCGGCGATCCTGGGCTTCGTCGGTCTGAAAGCGCTCCCGCGCAAGCACCGCAACGTCGCGGCAGCGGAAGAGCTGCCGGTCGGCCGCGGCTTCATCGCCGGATGGGCGAATCTGGTCACGAAGCAGCGCACCCTCAGCCTGGTCCTCGCCGTCGCGGTCCTCGCCGTGATCGCGATCCCGTTCTTCTCGATGCAGACCACGCTGAACCAGCGGGCGGCCGAGGGCAGCACCCAGGCGCAAGCGCAGGCGATCATGGACAGCCGGTTCGGCCCGGGCGTCAGCAACCCGCTGCTCATCCTGGTCGACGGCCCGAATGCGGTCTCCTACGCGGCCACCGTGCAGAAGCAGGTCGCAGCGCTGCCGGACGTCGCGCTCGCCACGCCGCCGCGGCCTAATCAGGATCAGTCAGCCGCGCTCGTCACGATCATCCCGGCGTCCGGTCCGGAGGACGAGAAGACCGTCGACCTGGTGCACACGATCCGCGACACGGTGCCGGACGGCGAGGGCGCCGAGGTCTACGTCACCGGCAACACCGCGGTCAGCATCGACGTCTCGCAGAAGCTGAACGACGCGCTCCCGGTCTACCTCGCGCTCGTCGTCGGCCTCGCGTTCGTGCTGCTGGTGCTGGTCTTCCGCTCGATCCTGGTGCCGGTCGTCGGCGTACTCGGCTTCCTGCTGACGATCGGCGCGGCGTTCGGCGCGACCGTCGCGGTCTTCCAGTGGGGCTGGGCCGCCTCGGCGGTCAACGCGGGCTCCACCGGCCCGATCCTGAGCCTCGCACCGATCATCATCGTGGGAATCCTTTTCGGTCTCGCCATGGACTACCAGGTCTTCCTGGTCTCCCGCATGCACGAGGCCCACGCCCACGGCGCCTCCCCGCGCAACGCCATCGTGACCGGTTTCCGCCAGGCCGCGCCGGTCGTGGTGGCCGCCGCAACCATCATGTTCGCGGTCTTCGCCGCCTTCGTCCCCGAAGGCAACGACACGATCAAACCGATCGCGTTCGCCCTGGCCGTGGGCATCGCCTTCGACGCCTTCATCGTCCGCATGATCGCCGTCCCGGCCGCCCTGGCCCTCCTCGGCCGGTCCGCCTGGTGGCTGCCGTCCTGGCTGCGCTGGCTGCCCGAACTCGACGTGGAGGGCGCCGCGCTGGAGCGCCAGCCCGCGAAGGAGCCCGCCACCGTCTGA
- a CDS encoding TM2 domain-containing protein, translating to MSEPMPMPEWERYRILRAESEFAAVRKDRRTVFLIWSLTGVLGGHRFYLGDTARSIAMLFTLGGLGLWTLADAFVLSRRVQTVNTRRRAEIMARHGVLES from the coding sequence GTGAGCGAACCGATGCCGATGCCGGAGTGGGAGCGATACCGCATCCTCCGAGCAGAGTCCGAATTCGCCGCAGTCCGCAAAGACCGCCGAACCGTCTTCCTGATCTGGTCCCTGACCGGCGTGCTGGGCGGGCACCGCTTCTACCTGGGCGACACCGCCCGATCGATAGCGATGCTGTTCACCCTGGGCGGCCTGGGCCTCTGGACCCTGGCCGACGCCTTCGTCCTGAGCCGCCGGGTCCAGACGGTGAACACCCGCCGCCGAGCCGAGATAATGGCCCGCCACGGCGTCCTGGAGTCCTGA
- a CDS encoding SRPBCC domain-containing protein, with the protein MEYGAIEREIYIEATPDVVFDVVSSPEHIKGWWPDDADYSLVPGEPGHISFGDKVEQFTVVDAEPPALFRFRWTHAPGEVAAAGNSLLVTFELKPSGDGTLLRMTETGFRERGWEAAVLEQCFNDHVSGWDHFIPRLAPYAEKLR; encoded by the coding sequence ATGGAGTACGGAGCGATCGAGCGCGAGATCTACATCGAGGCGACGCCCGACGTGGTCTTCGACGTGGTGAGCAGTCCGGAACACATCAAGGGCTGGTGGCCCGACGACGCCGACTATTCGCTGGTGCCCGGCGAGCCCGGCCACATCAGCTTCGGCGACAAGGTGGAGCAGTTCACCGTCGTCGACGCCGAGCCGCCCGCGCTCTTCCGGTTCCGCTGGACGCACGCTCCCGGTGAGGTGGCCGCCGCCGGCAACTCGCTGCTGGTCACGTTCGAGCTGAAGCCCTCCGGCGACGGCACGCTGCTCCGCATGACCGAGACCGGCTTCCGCGAGCGTGGCTGGGAGGCAGCGGTCCTGGAGCAGTGCTTCAACGATCACGTCAGCGGCTGGGACCACTTCATCCCGCGGCTGGCGCCGTACGCCGAGAAGCTGCGATGA
- a CDS encoding metalloregulator ArsR/SmtB family transcription factor translates to MNVIDDDLWSAIGDPTRRRMLDLLLVDGNGTATSLSQQMSVTRQAVAKHLTVLDRAGLVRSAPAGRERRYHVDDAQLARAVAQLAEVGSAWDARLRRIKSIAEAIQKQSTQKQSTQEQQEQSAP, encoded by the coding sequence ATGAACGTGATCGACGACGACCTCTGGTCCGCGATCGGCGACCCGACCCGCCGCCGCATGCTCGACCTGCTGCTCGTCGACGGCAACGGCACGGCCACCTCGCTCAGCCAGCAGATGTCGGTGACCCGTCAGGCAGTGGCGAAGCACCTGACCGTCCTCGACCGCGCCGGCCTGGTCCGCTCGGCCCCGGCCGGCCGGGAACGCCGCTACCACGTGGACGACGCCCAGCTGGCCCGCGCCGTGGCTCAGCTCGCCGAAGTCGGCTCGGCCTGGGACGCCCGCCTGCGCCGCATCAAGTCCATCGCCGAGGCCATCCAGAAGCAATCCACCCAGAAGCAATCCACCCAGGAGCAACAGGAGCAATCCGCACCGTAG
- a CDS encoding SRPBCC domain-containing protein produces the protein MPDILHRVGVEGSTPQQVYEALTTIDGLSAWWTTDTKGSTDLGGVIEFRFVPGGFDMEVTTLKPAEQVGWTVVGGPEEWVGTTITWNLHQEDDFTIVLFKHEGWREPVEFMHHCSTKWALFLVSLKALLETGKGAPSPDDFHIDNWN, from the coding sequence ATGCCGGACATCCTGCACCGCGTAGGCGTCGAGGGCTCCACCCCGCAGCAGGTCTACGAGGCGCTGACCACGATCGACGGCCTGTCGGCCTGGTGGACCACCGACACGAAGGGCAGCACCGACCTGGGCGGAGTGATCGAGTTCCGCTTCGTTCCCGGCGGCTTCGACATGGAGGTCACCACGCTGAAGCCGGCCGAGCAGGTCGGCTGGACGGTCGTCGGCGGCCCGGAGGAGTGGGTCGGCACCACGATCACCTGGAACCTGCACCAGGAGGACGACTTCACGATCGTCCTCTTCAAGCACGAGGGCTGGCGCGAGCCGGTCGAGTTCATGCACCACTGCTCGACGAAGTGGGCCCTGTTCCTGGTGAGCCTCAAGGCCCTGCTGGAGACGGGCAAGGGCGCCCCTTCGCCGGACGACTTCCACATCGACAACTGGAACTGA
- a CDS encoding glycosyl hydrolase 53 family protein — protein sequence MRALKALFMAAVLAATVALTGTPAQAASLTMLGADVSSLQRSLDLGAKYYKNGAATDPYDILKGAGANYMRLRVWNNPASGYNNKAKVLQQARSIKAKGLKLLIDFHYSDTWADPGKQYPPAAWASHSLSQLQTDVYNYTYDVCTALKAQGTTPDSVQIGNEINVGMLWPVGQVSNSNFAPLASLLKQGYNATKACNSSTQVMIHTANSDSLTNARWFYDGIKAAGVTWDITALSYYCMWHGTLANLYNVITDLRTRYAKPVVIAETAYQFTSADADAEKNSIPGTVLCDNIPSTWAGQAQQFTWVQNTARNAGAIGVFYWEPTWTAIAGNGWDPANINGTGDGWDNMATFDWSGNVNPSIKWTA from the coding sequence ATGCGCGCCCTGAAAGCGTTGTTCATGGCCGCCGTGCTGGCCGCCACCGTCGCCCTGACCGGAACACCCGCCCAGGCGGCGTCGCTCACCATGCTCGGCGCTGACGTCTCCTCCCTGCAGCGCAGCCTCGACCTCGGCGCGAAGTACTACAAGAACGGCGCCGCCACCGATCCCTACGACATCCTCAAGGGCGCCGGCGCCAACTACATGCGCCTGCGCGTCTGGAACAACCCGGCCAGCGGGTACAACAACAAGGCCAAGGTTCTGCAACAGGCTCGCTCCATCAAGGCCAAGGGCCTGAAGCTGCTGATCGACTTCCACTACTCGGACACCTGGGCCGACCCGGGCAAGCAGTACCCGCCGGCGGCCTGGGCGTCGCACTCGCTCAGCCAGCTGCAGACCGACGTCTACAACTACACCTACGACGTCTGCACGGCGCTCAAGGCGCAGGGCACCACACCGGACAGCGTGCAGATCGGCAACGAGATCAACGTCGGCATGCTCTGGCCGGTCGGCCAGGTGAGCAACAGCAACTTCGCGCCGCTCGCCTCGCTGCTGAAGCAGGGCTACAACGCCACGAAGGCCTGCAACAGCTCCACCCAAGTCATGATCCACACTGCGAACTCGGACAGCCTCACGAACGCCCGCTGGTTCTACGACGGCATCAAGGCCGCGGGCGTCACCTGGGACATCACCGCCCTCTCCTACTACTGCATGTGGCACGGCACCCTGGCCAACCTCTACAACGTGATCACCGACCTGCGCACCCGGTACGCCAAGCCGGTGGTGATCGCGGAGACCGCCTATCAGTTCACCTCCGCCGACGCCGACGCGGAGAAGAACTCCATCCCCGGCACCGTCCTGTGCGACAACATCCCCTCCACCTGGGCCGGCCAGGCCCAGCAGTTCACCTGGGTCCAGAACACGGCCCGCAACGCGGGGGCGATCGGCGTCTTCTACTGGGAGCCCACCTGGACCGCCATCGCCGGCAACGGCTGGGATCCGGCGAACATCAACGGCACCGGCGACGGCTGGGACAACATGGCCACCTTCGACTGGTCCGGCAACGTGAACCCGAGCATCAAATGGACCGCCTGA
- a CDS encoding glycosyl hydrolase 53 family protein, which translates to MRSVLAIVAVLAAILTPAPASASPGLSMRGADVSTLPRALDLGAKFYDFRGKRDNAYDILKQAGVNYARLRIWNDPTSGYSNKAQVLEQARAIKSKGLKLLIDFHYSDTWADPGKQFTPAAWEGHDLARLRKDVYDYTYDVCTSLKRQGTTPDSVQVGNEINVGMLWPVGYISNSDFGPVSQLLNAGYDATKACNRSTKVLVHTALAGNIDAAHWFYDGITAAGAKWDITALSYYCMWHGSLANLSTVITDVRGRYGKPVVIAETAYPYTTENFDHLENIILSPAPCDGIPATRKGQAQQFADVQDTARAAGALGVFYWEPTWTAVDGNGWDTEDIENSGNAWENMATFDDDGRINPYIRWEK; encoded by the coding sequence ATGAGATCCGTCCTCGCGATCGTTGCTGTCCTCGCAGCGATCCTCACCCCCGCCCCCGCGTCCGCATCTCCCGGTCTTTCCATGCGCGGCGCCGACGTCTCCACCCTCCCCCGCGCGCTCGACCTCGGCGCGAAGTTCTACGACTTCCGAGGCAAGCGCGACAACGCGTACGACATCCTCAAGCAGGCCGGCGTCAACTACGCCAGGCTGCGCATCTGGAACGACCCGACCAGCGGCTACAGCAACAAGGCGCAGGTGCTCGAGCAGGCCCGGGCGATCAAGTCCAAGGGTCTGAAGCTGCTGATCGACTTCCACTACTCGGACACCTGGGCCGACCCGGGCAAGCAGTTCACCCCGGCCGCGTGGGAGGGACACGACCTCGCCCGGCTACGGAAGGACGTCTACGACTACACGTACGACGTCTGCACCTCACTGAAGCGCCAGGGCACCACGCCGGACAGCGTCCAGGTCGGCAACGAGATCAACGTCGGCATGCTCTGGCCGGTCGGCTACATCAGCAACAGCGACTTCGGCCCGGTGTCGCAACTGCTGAACGCCGGGTACGACGCCACGAAGGCCTGCAACCGCTCGACGAAGGTCCTGGTGCACACCGCCCTCGCCGGCAACATCGACGCGGCGCACTGGTTCTACGACGGCATCACCGCGGCCGGCGCCAAGTGGGACATCACCGCGCTCTCCTACTACTGCATGTGGCACGGCTCGCTGGCCAACCTGTCGACCGTGATCACCGATGTCCGCGGCCGGTACGGCAAGCCCGTCGTCATCGCGGAGACGGCCTATCCGTACACCACCGAGAACTTCGACCACCTGGAGAACATCATCCTGTCGCCGGCACCGTGCGACGGCATCCCGGCCACCCGGAAGGGCCAGGCCCAGCAGTTCGCCGACGTACAGGACACCGCCCGGGCGGCCGGCGCGCTCGGCGTCTTCTACTGGGAGCCCACCTGGACCGCCGTCGACGGCAACGGCTGGGACACCGAGGACATCGAGAACTCGGGCAACGCCTGGGAGAACATGGCCACGTTCGACGACGACGGCCGGATCAACCCCTACATCCGCTGGGAGAAGTGA
- a CDS encoding LacI family DNA-binding transcriptional regulator, translating to MQSRKRPTIRDVAREAGVSYATVSRVLNGRDWVSPEAVRAVRDAITRTGYTTNHHARSLATGRSGSIAFLLTEPQHLLFEDPNFSVLLRGVAQALSDRELTLILMIASTPEERERTIAYLSGGHVDGVLLVSPHSGDPLLQQLVQAEVPIVACGQVLGFEDTISSVSADDWGGARTAVEHLLAAGCRRIATITGPQDTFGGVFRLRGYSDALATAGITVDPAYIVHGDWSRESGAAGMRALLDRVPEVDAVFAASDGMAAGTLPVLREAGRDVPGDVRIVGFDDSGLAATTEPPLTTVRHPLERISEEMVRLLTDVIAGRTPLSITVPTSLVIRSSSPA from the coding sequence GTGCAGTCGCGTAAACGCCCCACCATCCGCGATGTCGCTCGCGAGGCAGGGGTTTCCTACGCGACGGTGTCCCGTGTGCTGAACGGCCGCGACTGGGTCAGCCCGGAAGCCGTCCGCGCGGTCCGGGACGCCATCACCCGCACCGGGTACACGACGAACCACCACGCCCGTTCGCTCGCCACCGGCCGGTCCGGCTCGATCGCGTTCCTGCTCACCGAGCCGCAGCACCTGCTCTTCGAGGACCCGAACTTCTCGGTGCTGCTGCGCGGGGTCGCCCAGGCGCTCTCCGACCGGGAACTCACCCTCATCCTCATGATCGCGTCGACGCCGGAGGAGCGGGAGCGGACCATCGCGTACCTCTCCGGCGGCCACGTCGACGGGGTCCTGCTGGTCTCCCCGCACTCCGGTGACCCGCTGCTCCAGCAGCTCGTCCAGGCCGAGGTCCCGATCGTCGCCTGCGGTCAGGTCCTCGGCTTCGAGGACACGATCAGCTCGGTCTCGGCCGACGACTGGGGTGGCGCCCGGACCGCCGTCGAGCACCTGCTCGCCGCCGGATGCCGCCGGATCGCCACGATCACCGGGCCGCAGGACACGTTCGGCGGCGTGTTCCGGCTCCGCGGGTACTCCGACGCCCTCGCGACAGCGGGAATCACGGTCGACCCGGCGTACATCGTGCACGGCGACTGGAGCCGGGAGAGCGGCGCGGCCGGCATGCGGGCGCTGCTCGACCGGGTTCCCGAGGTGGACGCGGTGTTCGCCGCGTCCGACGGGATGGCCGCCGGCACGCTGCCGGTGCTGCGCGAGGCGGGCCGGGACGTACCCGGCGACGTCCGGATCGTCGGCTTCGACGACTCCGGGCTGGCGGCGACCACCGAGCCGCCGCTCACGACCGTCCGGCATCCGCTGGAACGGATCAGCGAGGAGATGGTCCGGCTGCTCACCGATGTGATCGCCGGCCGTACCCCGCTGTCGATCACCGTGCCGACCAGCCTGGTGATCCGCTCCTCCTCCCCCGCCTGA